DNA from Mesorhizobium loti R88b:
AATTGCGCGACGAGGTCATTGCCTATCTGCGCGAGCGCGAGCTGGTCACCTCAGTCTATCTCGAGCGCATGCTCAAAATTCGCCTCGACAGCGGCGGTACGGTCGAGGCGGTGGCCTACATCGCCGACCGCAAGCATGAGCAATATGCCGGCGCGCTGGACGCTGCCCATGCGGCGGCTGTGGTGCGGGGCTCGGTCGGCCAATCCGGCAACAATGAGGATTATGTGCTCAGCACGCTCGAACACCTCGAGGCGCTCGGCATTCGCGATCACTGGCTTGAGGAGGTGGCCAGGCAGGTCGCCCCCGACGTCACATCGTGAAGATCTGCTTTCCCAAATCGGCGCGGTCCAGGCTGTTGGCGACGGCAAGCTCGAACGACGGCAGCCGATGAAGCCCGCCGACCGGAACATGGAAATCCGGCTGGCCGAAGACGTCGATAATCCTGCGCAGGATCGGGCCGTCGGCTTCGGCGGGTGGTGAAAAGAAGTAGCGATAGATGTTGGCCTTGATCTGGAGGCCGCTCAGCAGCACATCGAAATTGTGCAGTTCATAGCGTTCCGCGCTCATACCGCCATTGATCACCATCTGGCCACCGAGCGCGAGGCAGCGGATCAGTTCGCCGCTGACAGGGCCACCGACATTGTCGATGACGCCGTTCAACCCGGCGCCTCCCGTCAGGTCCAGAACCGTTTCCCGAATCCCGGCCTCAAGCTTCGAGAGGTCAAGGACGGCGGCCGCGCCGTGCGTTTTCAGGTCCAGTCCGTCATGCACGCGCCGCACCACGGACAAGACATTGATGCCGCGCCGCCGGGCAAATTGCATGACCATTGTTGATACCGATGAATAGCCGGCGGTGACGGCGAGCCACTGAGCCGGCTGGACCCGGGTATCGTCCAGCAGATCCCATGCGGTAATCGGATTGACCATCTGCGCGGCACGTTCGAGCGGATAGTCCGCCGGCAACGGGATCAGCCATTGGACCGGAACAACGGCATATTCGGCCCAGCTGTTGTAGTAGCTGAAGGCGACCAGCGTGCCGGGCTGCAGGCCGACACCGGCACCGACCTGCTCGACAATGCCGGCGCCATGATTTCCGGCGACCTGCCTGGGAAAGACCGGCTTCTTCGGCTCCGGGTAGAGATTTTCGATGAACAGGAAATCGCCCGGGTTGATCGAGGCCGAAACCATCCTGACCAGCACCTCATTGTCGCCGATCCGGGGAACCGGAATATCGTCGAGGTAGAGCACGTCACGCGGCGAGCCGATCGTGTCGAACACAATTGCTTTCATGTCAGCCTCCAATGGCGAGCCCCGGCGCGACAGCCGCGCCGACTGTGCCGGGACGCTAGGATTGCTTCGGGGAAATCAGAATTGGCAGATTTGACAATCTATGTGCTAAAACTGCCAAATTCGTCGAGCCGCATGGAATTCGAGGATTCTGATGAGCCCCGTCCACGTCGTGATCTGGCTGCCGTCGACCTTCTATTCAGCGGTCGCCGCGACCCTCGTCGAGATGTTCGACCTGGTGAACACCATCCGCCGCGAACGGGTGCTCTCCTTCGAATTCGTGGCGCGGCAGGCGGATGCCGCCACCACGCCAGGGATTTCGTTTCAGACGCAGCGCGAGCCGTCGCGGCGAATGGACGTGCTGATCCTGCTCGCCATGCCCGGCATGCAGATACCGGACCTGGTCGCCTCGCTGGAGGACGAGAGCCGCCATGCAGCACCGATCATAGCCAGGGCGCAGCGTGAGAATGCCATCATCGCCGGCCATTGCGGTGCGGGCTATTTCCTTGCCGATGCCGGCCTGCTCGATGGCAAGCGGGCGACGATTTCTTGGTGGCTGAAGACCGATGCACGTCGCCGTTTCCCCAAAGTGCGCTGGGACGCTTCCCGCGTCCTTGTCCAGGAAGGCCGCATCTACACTTGCGGTGGCGGCTTTTCCGGCCTCGAACTCGGCCGGGCACTGCTCAGGGACCTTGGCTTTGCCGAGGAAGAACGCCTTGTGCGCAAGCTCCTGGTGCTGCCGCCATCGCGGCAGGTGCAGACGCCTTATGAATTTCCGTTGCCGGGCCAGCCATTGCCGGAACCGTTCCGCGACCGGATCGAAGCGTTGTCGAAGAAGCATCTGCGGCGGTTGGACCTTGCGTTTCTCTGCAGGGGGCTGGGACTGACGCCAAGGACACTTGCGCGCCGGTTCTCCGAGGAATTGCACACCACGCCTGGACGCTGGATTCAGGATCAACGCGTAGAAGCGGCCAAGACGTTGCTGGAGAGCACAAAGCTTGGTGTTCTCGAAGTCTGCTATCAGGTCGGCTACCAGGATGCGGCATCTTTCAGCCGCCTGTTTGCCCGCGCGGTAGGTCTGCCGCCAGGTGAATACCGGCGTCAGAATCAGGAGCTTGCAACTATCTGATGTGCGAAGAACCCAACCCGGCATCCGTGCCACTGGCTGGCGCCGGATAGCGCCTTTGTGAAGCGCTGGCTCTGCGAAAAAAGGCTGCCAGCCCTTTGACCTCGATAGGGCAAGACCTAGGTTAGACCTCGAACATCAGCCGGCGGGCATTTCGCCCGCCTCAAATCATCCCGGAGATCCGCCTTGCAGAAACGCCGTCTCGGTCGCACCGACCTTTCCATCGCGCCGCTGGTTCTGGGCGGCAATGTCTTCGGCTGGACCGCCGACGAGAAAACCTCTTTCGATCTGCTTGATCGATTCGTCGGCGCCGGACTGAACGCCGTCGATACGGCGGACGCCTATTCACGCTGGGTTCCCGGCCACAAGGGCGGCGAATCCGAAACCATCATCGGCAGCTGGATGAAGGACCGTGGCAACCGTGACAAGGTCGTGGTGGTCACCAAGGTCGGCTCGGATATGGGGCAGGGGCACAAGGATCTCTCCGCCGCCTATATCGAAAAGGCCGTAGACGCCTCGCTGAAGCGACTGCAGACCGAGGTCATCGACCTCTATCTGTCGCACTGGCCGGATCCAACCACGCCCTATGAGGAAACGCTCGGCGCCTATGAGAAGCTGCTCGCCAAAGGCAAGGTCCGCCATGTCGGCTGTTCGAACCTCGACGCCGGCCAGTTGCGCGCCGCACTCGATGTCGCGAGCCTGCGCAGCCTGCCGCGCTACGAAGTGCTGCAGCCGGAATACAATCTCTACGACCGCTCCTCCTTCGATGGGCCGTTGCGCGATCTGTGTGTGGCCGAGGATATCGGCGTCATCACCTATTTCAGCCTGGCGAAGGGTTTCCTGAGCGGCAAATACCGCAGCGAAGCCGATCTTGGCCAAAGCGAGCGCGGCGGCGGGGTGAAGGACTATCTCAATGCGCGCGGCACACGCATCCTGGCCGCACTCGACGCAGTGTCGGCAAGGCATTCCGCCAAGCAGGCGGAAGTGGCGCTTGCCTGGGTTATCGCGCGGCCAGGTGTCACTGCACCGATCGCCAGCGCCACCAAGCCGGATCAGATGGACAGCCTGATCAAGGCAGTGTCGCTGAAACTGACTGCCGACGACATGGCCGAACTCGACAAGGCGAGCGGCTAACACCTTCGGCAGCCGGACGCACGAACGTCCAAGACGATCCTTCAGTCTTGCCCTACCGTTCTCTCGAACAAGGGCAGGACTGAAGGCATGAGATGAGTGAGCCGCTCCTTTCGCAACCAGACTTCTGGCGGCAATTGCTCGCTCTGGTACTTGCCGCCACCGTCGTCATGGGCAGCCCCGGGCCGGCAACAATAAGCGTTACCGCCGTTGGGGCCGCCTTCGGCCTGCGTCACTCGTTGCGCTATACCTGCGGGATCATCCTTGGCACGATCGCAGTGCTGCTGGTTGTGGCAACCGGGGTCGTGGCAGTGCTCACGTCGATGCCGAAACTGGCGCCGTTGCTGCTGCTGGCGTCGGCGGCGTACATTCTCTATCTCGCCTTCAAGATTGCCACAGCCCCACCGCTGGCGGCACGCGACGCTGAAGCCTCGCGCCCGACATGGCTGGCCGGGTTTCTCCTGGCTGTCGCCAATCCGAAAGCCTATGTGGCGATCGCGGCCGTGTTTGCCGGCGCCTCTTCGAAACAGGGCGGTGCCGAACTTGGCCTATGGTTGAAGCTGGCGGTCCTGGCGGTAATGATCGTGATAATCCACGCCGTGTGGCTTCTCGCCGGAGCGGCATTCGCACGCTTTCTGCGCAGACCCATGGCGTCCCGCATCATCAACCTGGTGTTCGCCGCGACGCTGGTGCTGACCACCGCGCTGGCGGTGTTCGGCTGATTGCTTCGGCGACCAGCTTGTTCAGCCTTTCGCGCCGAGCTCCTGCAATCGCTTCACCGCCGTCGGCGGCATGGCTGGCGGGTTCGTTGCGCGGGACGCCTCGATGAGAAGCTGGTCGCAGGCAGCTTCCGTCTCACCGATCAGCCGCGCCATGAATTCGTCCTTGCCGAGGCCGGGCGGGATCGGCGGCAGGAACCGCGCCTTGACCGTGCCGGGATAGCGCAGGAATTTGCGGCGCGGCCAGTAGAGGCCGGCGACATGGGCGACAGGCACCACCGGCACGCCAAGCTGCGCATAGATTTCGACGATGCCGTATTTGTAGGCCGGCTCGTCGCCCGGCGCGCGGCGGGTGCCCTCGGGATAGATGATCAACTGGCGCGGGTTGCGCGCCATCTCCGCCTTGGTCGCGGCGACCACTGCCTTCAGCGCTTTCGAACGGCTGCCGCGATGAACCGGAATCATGCGCATCTTCATGATGTACCAGCCGAAGAACGGGATCCAGGTGAGTTCCCGCTTCAGGATGTAGAGCGGGTCCTGGAGGAAGGGGAAGAAAGCGATGGCGTCCCAGAATGACTGGTGCTTGGGCGCCAGGATGAAGGAGCCTTCGGGCAGGTTTTCCTGCCCGGTGATTTCGCTCCTGGTGCCGGCGATCTTGTCATAGAGCCACATGCAGGTGCGTGACCAGAATTTCGGCACGAACCAGGCGAGGTGACGGGGCGACAGGAAATAGAAGGGGGTCCAGAGGATCATCTGGACGATCAGATTGACGTAGAAGACGAAGTTGAACGCCAGCGATCTGACATAGAGCATGGGGGAGGTCCGGTGAGGAAGTGTGCGTTGGTTACACCAAGCGCGGGCAAAATGGAAATGGCTCGAAGCGTGTTCCAACCGGTGCTGAAGCACGGCTCGCTGCGGGGGCCGGCCTGCGGTCACTTTATCCCAAGCGCTCCAGCCGCTCCTTCAGACGCGGAGCCGCGAAATCGAGGAAGGCGCGCAGCTTGACCGGCAGCAGGCCGTGGCCCGCATGCACCAGGCTGACGGGCCACGGTTCCGGCTCGAACTCCCGCAACAGGATGCGCAACGCGCCGGACCGCACCGCGGCATCGACCTGGTAGGACAGAACCTTTGTCAGCCCGACGCCGGCAATCGCGGCATCGATCGCCGCCTCGGCGGCATTGACCTGAAGCCGTGAGCGGACCTGAACCGTGACTTCCATCTTGCCTCTGGTGAAGCTCCATGGGGCGGCGGAGGAAAGTCCCTCGAAGGTGATGCAATTGTGCGTGTTCAGATCTTCGGGGATCGCGGGCGTGCCGTGTTCGGCCAGATAGGCCGGGCTGGCGCAGACGACGCGGCGGATCGAGCCGACGGCAATGGCGACCAGGCTCGAATCGGGCAACTGGCCGATACGCAGCGCGAGGTCGAAATGGTCCTCGACCAGTTGGGTTATGCGGTCCCCAAGGGTCAGGCGGATGTCCACGTCGGGATAGGCCGCGAGAAAACCGGTAATGACCGGCAGCACGTGCAGGCGACCGAACACGACCGGCGCGGTGATGGCCAGTTCCCCGGTCGGAGCGCTGTATTCGCCGGCCGCCGCGCGCTCGGCCTCGCCGACATCGTCAAGAATGCGGCGGCAGGCGGCAAGATAGGCCTCGCCGGCATCGGTCGGTGTCAGCCGGCGCGTCGAACGGTTCAGGAGCCTTGTGTTGAGATGGCGTTCCAGATCGGAAACCTTGCGGCTGACGGTCGCCAGCGGAATGCCGAAACGGCGGGCCGCGGCGGAAAGGCTGCCGGCCTCCACCGCGGCGACAAAGAGCGACATGGCTTCGAGACGATCCATAGCTTCTTCCAGAAAACGGAAGGATAGATTGCAAATATGCCATCTGCATTTCAAGAATGGAAGGCGTTATATCAGCGCCGTGGGCCTGTCTGCAGCATGGTCCAGCAAAGGAGTTCGCATGTCTGATAGCCGCCCGCCACTTCCGCCTTTCACCGCCGAGACCGCAGCGCAAAAGGCGCGTATGGCGGAAGATGCCTGGAATTCGCGTGATCCGGCACGGGTCGCACTTGCCTACACGACGGACAGCCGCTGGCGCAACCGCGCCGAATTCCTGCAAGGCCGCGATGCCATCCAGGCTTTCCTGACACGCAAATGGAGCCGCGAGCTCGACTACCGGCTGATCAAGGAAGTCTGGGCCTTCCACGGCAACCGCATCGCCGTGCGCTTTGCCTATGAATGGCGCGACGACTCGGGCTCCTTGTTCCGCAGCTACGGCAATGAGAACTGGGAGTTCGACGAGCATGGGCTGATGCGCTTGCGCATCGCCAGCATCAACGACCTGCCGATCGCGGAAGCCGACCGCAAATATCACTGGCCGCTCGGGCGCCGCCCGGATGACCACCCGACATTGTCGGAACTCGGGCTTTAAACCCCGTCTGGCCTAGGAGGTTTCGATGAACGCGCATGCTTTCACCAGCGACGTCGCTTTCACGCCAAGCGTCAAGGCGATCCAGGCACGCAAAGGATCGCGCCAGTCTTACGCCCGCGTCGAGGAGCGTGGCGGTTGGCAATCGGTGATCACGCCGGACCTTGCCGCTTTCATCGAGAGGCAGACCAGCGTCTTCCTGTCGACGGCCAATGGCGAGGGCCAGCCCTACATCCAGCATCGCGGGGGCCCTGCGGGCTTCCTCAAGGTGCTCGACGAAAAGACCATCGGCTTCGCGGATTTTGCCGGCAACAGGCAGTTCATCACGCAAGGCAACCTGGCCGATAATGCGCAAGCCTTCCTGTTCCTGATCGACTACATGCTGCGTCAGCGCGTCAAGATCTGGGGCACGGCGCGTGTGGTCGAAAACGATGCGGAGCTGATGGCAAGTCTGATGCCGCAGAATTACAAGGCGCGGCCCGAACAGGTCATCCTGTTCACCGTTTCGACCTGGGATGCCAATTGCCCGCAGCACATTCCGCAGCGGTTCGAGGCCGCCGATGTGGCGACGGCACTTGGCGAACGGGACAGGCGCATTCAGGACCTCGAGCAAGAGATCGCACGCCTCAAGGGCGCGACCAGAGCTGGCGGCAGCGAATAGCGAAATGCCGTGAAAGGTTAACCGCCAGCCGCAGTTTCGGCGAGCGCAAGACCGTCCGGCGTTGGTTTGATCGGTAGGA
Protein-coding regions in this window:
- a CDS encoding LysE family translocator, giving the protein MSEPLLSQPDFWRQLLALVLAATVVMGSPGPATISVTAVGAAFGLRHSLRYTCGIILGTIAVLLVVATGVVAVLTSMPKLAPLLLLASAAYILYLAFKIATAPPLAARDAEASRPTWLAGFLLAVANPKAYVAIAAVFAGASSKQGGAELGLWLKLAVLAVMIVIIHAVWLLAGAAFARFLRRPMASRIINLVFAATLVLTTALAVFG
- a CDS encoding pyridoxamine 5'-phosphate oxidase family protein, with protein sequence MNAHAFTSDVAFTPSVKAIQARKGSRQSYARVEERGGWQSVITPDLAAFIERQTSVFLSTANGEGQPYIQHRGGPAGFLKVLDEKTIGFADFAGNRQFITQGNLADNAQAFLFLIDYMLRQRVKIWGTARVVENDAELMASLMPQNYKARPEQVILFTVSTWDANCPQHIPQRFEAADVATALGERDRRIQDLEQEIARLKGATRAGGSE
- a CDS encoding GlxA family transcriptional regulator, with translation MSPVHVVIWLPSTFYSAVAATLVEMFDLVNTIRRERVLSFEFVARQADAATTPGISFQTQREPSRRMDVLILLAMPGMQIPDLVASLEDESRHAAPIIARAQRENAIIAGHCGAGYFLADAGLLDGKRATISWWLKTDARRRFPKVRWDASRVLVQEGRIYTCGGGFSGLELGRALLRDLGFAEEERLVRKLLVLPPSRQVQTPYEFPLPGQPLPEPFRDRIEALSKKHLRRLDLAFLCRGLGLTPRTLARRFSEELHTTPGRWIQDQRVEAAKTLLESTKLGVLEVCYQVGYQDAASFSRLFARAVGLPPGEYRRQNQELATI
- a CDS encoding LysR family transcriptional regulator, producing the protein MDRLEAMSLFVAAVEAGSLSAAARRFGIPLATVSRKVSDLERHLNTRLLNRSTRRLTPTDAGEAYLAACRRILDDVGEAERAAAGEYSAPTGELAITAPVVFGRLHVLPVITGFLAAYPDVDIRLTLGDRITQLVEDHFDLALRIGQLPDSSLVAIAVGSIRRVVCASPAYLAEHGTPAIPEDLNTHNCITFEGLSSAAPWSFTRGKMEVTVQVRSRLQVNAAEAAIDAAIAGVGLTKVLSYQVDAAVRSGALRILLREFEPEPWPVSLVHAGHGLLPVKLRAFLDFAAPRLKERLERLG
- a CDS encoding quinone oxidoreductase family protein, which encodes MKAIVFDTIGSPRDVLYLDDIPVPRIGDNEVLVRMVSASINPGDFLFIENLYPEPKKPVFPRQVAGNHGAGIVEQVGAGVGLQPGTLVAFSYYNSWAEYAVVPVQWLIPLPADYPLERAAQMVNPITAWDLLDDTRVQPAQWLAVTAGYSSVSTMVMQFARRRGINVLSVVRRVHDGLDLKTHGAAAVLDLSKLEAGIRETVLDLTGGAGLNGVIDNVGGPVSGELIRCLALGGQMVINGGMSAERYELHNFDVLLSGLQIKANIYRYFFSPPAEADGPILRRIIDVFGQPDFHVPVGGLHRLPSFELAVANSLDRADLGKQIFTM
- a CDS encoding gamma-glutamylcyclotransferase, whose protein sequence is MGDFWVFGYGSLIWRPGFAHVETQRARLYGYRRSLCVYSFVHRGTRQRPGLVLGLDRGGSCIGLAFRVPGELRDEVIAYLRERELVTSVYLERMLKIRLDSGGTVEAVAYIADRKHEQYAGALDAAHAAAVVRGSVGQSGNNEDYVLSTLEHLEALGIRDHWLEEVARQVAPDVTS
- a CDS encoding DUF1348 family protein, which codes for MSDSRPPLPPFTAETAAQKARMAEDAWNSRDPARVALAYTTDSRWRNRAEFLQGRDAIQAFLTRKWSRELDYRLIKEVWAFHGNRIAVRFAYEWRDDSGSLFRSYGNENWEFDEHGLMRLRIASINDLPIAEADRKYHWPLGRRPDDHPTLSELGL
- a CDS encoding aldo/keto reductase codes for the protein MQKRRLGRTDLSIAPLVLGGNVFGWTADEKTSFDLLDRFVGAGLNAVDTADAYSRWVPGHKGGESETIIGSWMKDRGNRDKVVVVTKVGSDMGQGHKDLSAAYIEKAVDASLKRLQTEVIDLYLSHWPDPTTPYEETLGAYEKLLAKGKVRHVGCSNLDAGQLRAALDVASLRSLPRYEVLQPEYNLYDRSSFDGPLRDLCVAEDIGVITYFSLAKGFLSGKYRSEADLGQSERGGGVKDYLNARGTRILAALDAVSARHSAKQAEVALAWVIARPGVTAPIASATKPDQMDSLIKAVSLKLTADDMAELDKASG
- a CDS encoding lysophospholipid acyltransferase family protein — protein: MLYVRSLAFNFVFYVNLIVQMILWTPFYFLSPRHLAWFVPKFWSRTCMWLYDKIAGTRSEITGQENLPEGSFILAPKHQSFWDAIAFFPFLQDPLYILKRELTWIPFFGWYIMKMRMIPVHRGSRSKALKAVVAATKAEMARNPRQLIIYPEGTRRAPGDEPAYKYGIVEIYAQLGVPVVPVAHVAGLYWPRRKFLRYPGTVKARFLPPIPPGLGKDEFMARLIGETEAACDQLLIEASRATNPPAMPPTAVKRLQELGAKG